The Equus caballus isolate H_3958 breed thoroughbred chromosome 22, TB-T2T, whole genome shotgun sequence genome window below encodes:
- the DEFB124 gene encoding beta-defensin 124: MTQLLLLIVALLVLGHVPPGRSEFKRCWKGQGACRTYCTRQETYMHLCPDGSLCCLPYGLKAPAAPKPESV; the protein is encoded by the exons ATGACACAGCTGCTTCTGCTCATTGTGGCTCTCCTGGTCCTGGGTCATGTGCCGCCAG GGAGAAGTGAATTCAAACGGTGCTGGAAGGGCCAAGGGGCCTGCCGGACTTACTGCACGAGGCAAGAGACCTACATGCATCTGTGCCCAGATGGCTCCCTGTGCTGTCTCCCCTACGGACTCAAGGCTCCGGCGGCCCCCAAGCCTGAATCTGTGTAG